DNA from Nomascus leucogenys isolate Asia chromosome 24, Asia_NLE_v1, whole genome shotgun sequence:
cgagaccagcctgatcaacatggagaaatgcggtttctattaaaaatacaaaattagctgggcatggtggtgcatgcctgtgatcccaggtactcgggaggctgaggcaggaaaattgcttgaacccgggaggcagaggttgcagtgagccaagattgcgccatttcactccagcctgggcaacaagagcgaatctctgtctaaaacaaaacaaaaaaaaaaaagaaaaaaaaacgcaacaacaaaatgaagtttattttgaTTCCTTTATTTCCTGCAGATGAACCTAAATCACAGATGAACTAGTGCCTCTTTTTTTAATTCATCAGGAACTAAAGATTTCTGACGTATAAATTGCTGAAACAGGCTAATCAATCATGAAGGACAACAGAGAGTTTCCATTTAGGTTCCCTTTACTTCCGACGTTTCTTTGTATCCATCCTTGCTGAGATAACTCCCTCACTCTAGAACTTCAGGTTCTATTTCTGACGGTCTAGGACACAGGTCCCTGAGTCTCATTGACTCCATTCAACCTTTTCCCCAGTGCTGCCCCCTGCtgggtttttttgggtttttttttccactcacaGAAAGCACACGCCTGAAACAGAGGCTTCTCTGCTCCCTCTACAAGCACCTATAGACCCGGCAcagctgctcatgcctgtaatcccagaatcttgggaggccaagcaggaggCTCCCTTAAGcgtaagagtttgagaccagcctggacaacatagggaaaccctgtctcaaatttttaaataaaaattgtaaaattgtaaaataaggaaaaagaaaaataaaagacacctAAGTCCCAGATTTTAGCTTCCAAGTGACTGGAGAAAAAGCTTTTTATGCCTCCACCCCACTAGGCAGGCCGTCCCCAGAAGCAAAAATTGAACTCCAGTTGCTCAGTGGGCAACGTGCCACAGCAAGGGCAGGAGACGGGGCCAAAGAAGATCCTGTTGGGCTGCCTTACTTCCCTCAGTATACGCATCAGCTCAGCCTGAAGTGGGGTGAGGAGCTCCCAAACGACATGACCCCTGTCGTCCAGACTCTCCCGAGGGGCAGGATATGTTTCCAGGCTCAAATTTCTCAGCCTGCGTGTGTGCCGCAGCAGGTCCTTCAGAACATCCATGGAGGTGTCATTGCCGTGAAAGCAGAAAGTGGTGAGGTTGGAGCAGCGGCTCAGGGCAGGCAGGATGACCCTGAGTTTGGAGTCCCTAATCCCACAGTCCACCAAGAAGAGGGTCTGAAGAGTGGCAGCAACTTTCTCTAGCAGAGCTCGGAGGGGCTCAAGACGGATGAAGCGCAGTGCGCCGTGACTGAGATTCAGCTGCTTCAGTTGACTTAGACTGGGGTACTGGGGCAGACACTTCAAGTCCTCTTCTTCTAGGGAGCCATAAGTTAACGCCAATGTCTCCAACGGGCTCTTGAGGCACCTGGGGAGAGCAAGAAGTTAGTACTGGGCAATGGCACCAGTTAGAGGACGGCGGTGGAAAATAACCTCAAGGGAAGAGCCTGTTTTGCCCAAACACAAGTTTGTTCTCATCATCTAATCATGGTCCTCCTGCAAGGTGCTGCCTGATGAGGACTTGGATCATTCAGAGGCAGTCCCATTTTAGGCTCAGTCCTTTCACCATCACTGGTGTGATTGGTTCAAGGCCACAAAATCTCTAAAgcctcttttcttcatcttccagCAGAAAGCTTCATCTCTGGGCCACAGGAGCCCAGTGGAAGATACACCCAAAGAACTGACCTGAGCAAGGTCTAGGGACATCAGCTAGGGCTACCTGCTTTCAGAGGTTCCCTTACATGGCCACATCTGCAAACCACCTATCACTTTGTACCACTCTCATGCCTACTCCCTCACCTCCAGCCCGGAAGCACGCATTTCTCATGTCAATTACCTTTCCTGGAGTTCAAAACAACCTTTTACAGACAGGGAATTAGAGACAGGATCATTTGTGATCACTAAGCTGTGAGGACAGAGCTTCTTCTGTGAAACGCACAGGTTTGGTgcactttctcttcttttatacCCTCCCCTCTGTTGCCTCTTTTTTATCATATTAACTTTAAACACACTTCCTAACAAGGAATTCACAAAAGCTATTCATATTTATCATACTAACTTTAAACACACTTCCTAACAAGGAATTCCTAAAAGGAATTCACCCTCACTAGAGCTGAATCCCCTACTAACCAGCTCCCTACATGATGTCCCTTTCTGTAACGTCTACCCCAGGTCATCCCTCTGCCCTCACTGGAGCAATCCTGTGATACCCACTTCAGGATATAGAGCACCAAACAGGACAATGCATTCTAGTGTCCCCTTCCCTGGAGATCGCCAGTGGCCGGCACACAGCAGATGCTGACTAGTGTTTACTGTAACAAAAAAAGGCTGTGCTATGGCCCCCAGAGAAAGCTCACCATCCTTCCTCACCTGATCAGCTGGTCCAGATAGCCTTCAAAGAAGCAGACCCTTCTTATATAAAGCATCTGgaggtactccagcctggggaacacagagCTGAATTCAGCAACTAACTGTTCTTGGCTGTCAAGGCTTGGCAGGTAACAACAGCCATCGGAGATGAAGAGTTTGCGAAGATTCCTCATCTGGCTCAGGTAACGGCTAAACTGTACTATCATACACGTACAGCACATGTTCCAAATTTCCAACACTTGGATACTGTCTGGGTATACTGTTTCCAATATGTTTCTGAAATTTAGAATGTTCGTTGAATAATTCACCACCTTAGTGCAGCACAGGTGTACTGAACCTCTTCTGTGCCGGACCCACCCAGAGAAGAAGCTCAGATCTTCATCCACAGATTTTTCCTTGAGGCAAACATCTATGAACACCTTCAAGGGCTGCTTCTCTCCTGTCCTTGGACAGTCTTCCACTGTCTGCCTCTTACTCATGGCCTCTGGGGAGCGGGAGAGGACCTTGACTCCAGACCATATGGCCCAGAAATTCTCATCAACATCCCGCAAATCCAGCACTTGAAGTTTCCACCTCCTGTGAgtaacataggggaaaagctcaGAATGAAGGCAAGGACCCACCCCTGACCTGAGCTTTCACTCCACATCCAGGACATCAGTCAGCTGCTCCTGTCCTCAGTGCTCCTCCTTCTGTCTCTTCTCCATCCCATTCCCCCTTGGATTCTGCCTGGTACCCACTTCTAGTGCCTTTACCTTCCACTGGGAACAGACAGGTTCCTGCTTCCTCAGGGGACCCTGTATGGTGAGCAGTCCTTTCCCAGAGGAGCTGAGCAATGGCCAAGAACTTTCCCAGCTTTCTCACTGGCATGATTAGAAGCCCCTGGGCCACCCTCACGTTCCCAATTTGTCTGACCCAGCTGCTTATTCCCTGGACGCCTGGGCCCTCCCCACCCGGGTCACCTCACCTGGGGCGAACCTTTTGGGCAAGCAGGCAATCAATCCCATCCACTACGTAATATAAGATCTCCAGATCAGGCGTCTTCATCAGGGACCCCAGAGGGAGGCAGGTGAAGGGCCAGGCCTGCACCATCACCTTCAGAACCTCGCAGCGTCTCCCGGTAAAGGCCTCCACGAACAGTGGGGGGAAGAGCTCCCTGGGCAGCTCCCCCAGGACGGAGATGGCCAAGGCCTGGTCCCTCAGCAGGCTCTGCCCTGCCAGCTCCAGGAGTCTGCGTGGGGCCCGGAGGCTCATCCTGATAAATCTGCAAGAAAACAAATCCAGAGAAAAGACAAACTTATCAGGCCAGCCCTCTCACACCCTGACTTCTCCTGGGCCAAAGGTCACTACTCTGGCAGGTGTGAAAGAGTCCTTAGTTTACCCCATTCGACTCTGCAATAATTGGCCACAGAGACATAGTTCTGCCCTTCTGGTACCAAGAAGAGTGTCTCCTAACCTCCAAGGAGCAGGCAAGATCACTACTACTCCATGAATTTTCATCCATTGCTCCACCCAACTCTATTAGCTCTGGGAAGTGTTACCAAGAATCTTCAAAGCTCAGCTCCTTTTTTGAGAAGAAATGTCTTCTCAATTTAAGGATCTAAAACAATGGTCatgtggctgggcttggtggctcacaactgtagtcccagcactttggaggccaaggcgggtggctcacttgaggtcaggagttagagaccagcctggccaacaaggtgaaacccagtctttactaaaaatacaaaaagtagccaggcatggtggtgggtgcctgtaaccccagctactcgggaggctgaggcacaagaattgcttgaacccaggaggcggaggttgcagtgagctgagatagggccactgcactccagcctgggcca
Protein-coding regions in this window:
- the PRAMEF19 gene encoding PRAME family member 19, with translation MSLRAPRRLLELAGQSLLRDQALAISVLGELPRELFPPLFVEAFTGRRCEVLKVMVQAWPFTCLPLGSLMKTPDLEILYYVVDGIDCLLAQKVRPRRWKLQVLDLRDVDENFWAIWSGVKVLSRSPEAMSKRQTVEDCPRTGEKQPLKVFIDVCLKEKSVDEDLSFFSGWVRHRRGSVHLCCTKVVNYSTNILNFRNILETVYPDSIQVLEIWNMCCTCMIVQFSRYLSQMRNLRKLFISDGCCYLPSLDSQEQLVAEFSSVFPRLEYLQMLYIRRVCFFEGYLDQLIRCLKSPLETLALTYGSLEEEDLKCLPQYPSLSQLKQLNLSHGALRFIRLEPLRALLEKVAATLQTLFLVDCGIRDSKLRVILPALSRCSNLTTFCFHGNDTSMDVLKDLLRHTRRLRNLSLETYPAPRESLDDRGHVVWELLTPLQAELMRILREVRQPNRIFFGPVSCPCCGTLPTEQLEFNFCFWGRPA